Proteins encoded together in one Mycobacterium sp. MS1601 window:
- a CDS encoding molybdopterin-dependent oxidoreductase yields MGTALRICPLCEATCGLVLTIDDNRVTGARGDRDDVFSAGFICPKGASFAELDNDPDRLTRPLVRRGGELVETTWDEAFAAVADGLGRVAGKQTAIYLGNPNAHTIAGALYAPLVIKALGTRYVFSASTLDQMPKQVAQGCLYGNAFAFTVPDLDRTDHLVVIGANPLVSNGSVATAADFGGKLKALRRRGGRLTVIDPSRTRTAEMADCHLAPRPGTDAALLFAVVNVLFAEGLTSPDLGGIGGHVTGVEQVRALAADFPPTAVARYCGVTVDDIRDLARSIAAAPRCAVYGRIGTSTVEFGTLGSWLIDVINILTGNLDRPGGAMFPLGPTAPAPRTPKPGRGFSTGRWHSRVSGYPEVASEFPATALAEEIITPGDGQVRALITVAGNPVLSAPDGQRLAAALEGVDFMLSIDPYLNETTRHADVVLPPPPPSQAAHFDFALNNLAVHNNARYSPPVLPLGNRPSEPEILSRIALLILGAGLDADPSLADQQVISMTLGKAVADPQSPVAGLDPEVLAAQLTGDTGYERRLDMMLRLGAYGDGFGARPDGLNLERLKDAPHGVDLGPLQPRIPEVLRTASGAVELAPDALVADAARLAATLDAVPDRFVLIGRRHLRSNNSWMHNVPALAGGSNRCTLQIHPDDAANLGLGDTAVVKGPGGELTVPVEVTDTIRPGVVSIPHGWGHGQDGTRLDVAATQPGVNVNQLNDGSFLDPLSGTAVLNGLPVEVSAT; encoded by the coding sequence ATGGGTACTGCTCTGCGCATCTGTCCGTTGTGTGAAGCGACCTGCGGGTTGGTTCTCACCATCGACGACAACCGGGTCACCGGTGCCCGGGGAGATCGCGACGACGTGTTCAGCGCGGGGTTCATCTGCCCCAAAGGCGCCAGCTTCGCCGAACTCGACAACGACCCCGACCGGCTCACCCGGCCGTTGGTACGCCGTGGCGGTGAGTTGGTGGAGACAACCTGGGATGAGGCCTTTGCGGCGGTGGCCGACGGACTGGGCCGGGTTGCGGGAAAGCAGACGGCCATCTACCTGGGTAATCCCAATGCCCACACCATCGCCGGTGCGCTCTACGCACCGCTGGTGATCAAAGCGCTGGGCACCCGCTACGTGTTCAGTGCCAGCACCCTGGACCAGATGCCCAAGCAGGTGGCGCAGGGCTGTCTGTACGGCAACGCGTTCGCGTTCACGGTGCCCGACCTCGACCGCACCGACCACCTGGTGGTCATCGGCGCCAACCCGCTGGTGTCCAACGGAAGTGTCGCCACCGCAGCCGATTTCGGTGGCAAGCTCAAAGCACTGCGCCGTCGCGGCGGTCGGCTCACCGTCATCGATCCAAGTCGCACCCGCACCGCCGAGATGGCCGACTGCCACCTGGCACCGCGCCCGGGCACCGATGCCGCGCTGCTGTTCGCGGTGGTCAACGTGCTGTTCGCCGAGGGACTCACGTCGCCGGATCTCGGCGGTATCGGCGGACACGTCACCGGCGTCGAGCAGGTGCGGGCCCTGGCCGCCGACTTCCCACCCACCGCCGTCGCCAGGTACTGCGGTGTCACGGTCGACGACATCCGCGATCTGGCCCGCTCCATCGCGGCGGCACCGCGGTGCGCGGTGTACGGCCGGATCGGGACGTCGACGGTGGAGTTCGGCACCCTGGGCAGTTGGCTCATCGACGTCATCAACATCCTCACCGGCAATCTGGACCGGCCAGGTGGTGCCATGTTCCCCCTCGGGCCCACCGCCCCGGCCCCACGGACACCGAAACCGGGTCGCGGTTTCAGCACCGGACGCTGGCACAGCCGGGTCTCCGGATATCCGGAGGTGGCCTCGGAGTTCCCGGCCACCGCGCTGGCAGAGGAAATCATCACCCCGGGTGATGGTCAGGTCAGGGCGCTGATCACTGTGGCGGGCAACCCGGTGCTCTCGGCGCCGGACGGGCAACGCCTGGCAGCTGCACTCGAGGGTGTCGATTTCATGCTCAGCATCGATCCCTACCTCAACGAGACCACCCGCCACGCCGACGTCGTGCTGCCGCCGCCACCGCCGTCGCAGGCTGCACACTTCGACTTCGCGCTCAACAACCTCGCGGTGCACAACAACGCCCGGTATTCACCACCGGTGCTGCCCTTGGGGAACAGGCCCAGTGAACCCGAGATCCTCTCCCGCATCGCACTGCTGATCCTGGGCGCCGGCCTGGACGCCGACCCGTCGCTGGCCGATCAGCAGGTGATCTCGATGACGCTGGGCAAGGCCGTCGCCGACCCGCAGTCGCCGGTGGCCGGGCTGGACCCCGAGGTGTTGGCGGCCCAGCTGACCGGCGATACCGGATACGAGAGGCGCCTCGACATGATGCTGCGCCTGGGGGCCTACGGCGACGGCTTCGGCGCGCGTCCCGACGGGCTGAACCTGGAGCGGTTGAAGGACGCTCCGCACGGCGTTGATCTGGGGCCGCTACAGCCGCGCATTCCCGAGGTGCTGCGGACCGCCTCCGGCGCAGTGGAACTCGCTCCTGACGCTCTGGTGGCCGACGCCGCGCGCCTGGCCGCCACCCTGGATGCGGTGCCCGACCGATTCGTGCTGATCGGGCGCAGGCACCTGCGTTCCAACAACAGCTGGATGCACAACGTGCCCGCGCTGGCCGGTGGCTCCAACCGCTGCACCCTGCAGATCCATCCGGACGACGCGGCGAACCTCGGCTTGGGAGACACGGCGGTGGTGAAAGGACCGGGCGGTGAGTTGACCGTCCCGGTCGAGGTCACCGACACCATCCGGCCCGGGGTGGTCTCCATCCCACACGGCTGGGGTCACGGGCAGGACGGCACCCGGTTGGACGTCGCGGCAACGCAGCCGGGCGTCAATGTCAACCAGCTCAACGACGGCAGCTTCCTGGACCCGCTGTCGGGCACCGCGGTGCTCAACGGGTTGCCGGTTGAGGTCTCGGCTACCTGA
- a CDS encoding LLM class flavin-dependent oxidoreductase has product MMQIGLGVFTGEVLPEQEISQTRQLRDEIEQMRTAEQVGLDAVWISEHHFLDNGYVGSVLPYAAAVAQATESITVGISVALAPLYDPIRLAEDTAFLDQLSGGRAALGVALGYRDIEYQGFGTTRSRRVRQMEDLCLLLRRAWADGPIDFEGTTYSRNGFEVFPKPVQPGGVPLLMGGHAPAAIERAARLADGFIMDGGTDSRKFKELGHNRDLFSRVAELVGEYRAALDNAGKDPLAAPVYLTLGGFLHEDGADAAWQTVQDGYMYTRRVYGDWYGLPPAEYADWYPDRMPPEEHAARRSEIWLGSPDELAPGFRRLRDVVGDSLHVMFRCRYPGISHEDTVKSIRLLGQVRQEVLA; this is encoded by the coding sequence ATGATGCAGATCGGCCTTGGCGTGTTCACGGGCGAGGTCCTCCCGGAGCAGGAGATCTCCCAGACGCGCCAGCTGCGGGACGAGATCGAACAGATGCGCACCGCCGAACAGGTTGGCCTGGATGCCGTGTGGATCTCCGAGCACCACTTCCTCGACAACGGCTACGTCGGCAGCGTGTTGCCCTACGCGGCCGCGGTGGCTCAGGCCACCGAGAGCATCACCGTGGGCATCTCGGTGGCACTCGCGCCGCTCTACGACCCCATCCGGCTGGCCGAGGACACCGCATTCCTCGACCAGCTCTCCGGAGGCCGGGCGGCACTGGGCGTGGCACTGGGTTACCGCGACATCGAGTACCAGGGCTTCGGGACCACGCGCTCCCGGCGCGTCCGCCAGATGGAAGACCTGTGCCTGCTGCTCCGCCGGGCGTGGGCCGACGGACCTATCGATTTCGAGGGAACTACCTACTCACGTAACGGTTTCGAGGTCTTTCCCAAGCCGGTCCAACCCGGTGGGGTGCCGCTACTGATGGGTGGGCATGCACCGGCCGCGATCGAACGAGCCGCACGGCTCGCCGATGGGTTCATCATGGACGGCGGCACCGACTCCCGAAAGTTCAAGGAACTGGGTCACAATCGCGATCTGTTCAGCCGCGTCGCCGAACTCGTCGGCGAATACCGAGCCGCACTCGACAATGCCGGCAAGGATCCACTGGCCGCCCCGGTGTATCTGACCCTCGGCGGGTTCCTGCACGAAGACGGTGCCGACGCCGCATGGCAGACCGTCCAGGACGGTTACATGTACACCCGCCGGGTGTACGGCGACTGGTACGGCCTGCCGCCCGCCGAGTACGCCGACTGGTACCCCGACCGGATGCCGCCGGAAGAACACGCCGCCCGCCGCAGTGAGATCTGGCTGGGCTCACCCGATGAGCTGGCACCCGGCTTCCGCAGACTGCGCGACGTCGTGGGCGACTCACTGCACGTGATGTTCCGCTGTCGATACCCCGGGATCTCTCACGAGGACACGGTGAAATCCATCCGCCTGCTGGGCCAGGTGCGTCAGGAGGTACTGGCGTGA
- a CDS encoding amino acid ABC transporter ATP-binding protein, producing MTATPLVRMRGIGKSFGTNTVLAGVDLDIARGSVVVILGPSGSGKSTLLRTINMLTPPDAGTVEFDGEILRPATAGLPWRYRAERRELARHRREMGMVFQHFNVFPHMTTLANVTLALRKAQGLSGPEAKEVAMERLRAVSLDAKAQAYPDSLSGGQKQRLAIARALALKPKLMLFDEATSALDPELVKGVLDDMRELAATGMTMVVVTHEIPFARDVADRIVFMADGRIVEEGPAAQFSDPLHERTRAFLSALAP from the coding sequence GTGACGGCCACCCCCTTGGTGCGAATGCGTGGCATCGGTAAATCCTTTGGCACCAACACCGTTCTCGCCGGGGTTGATCTCGACATCGCACGCGGTTCGGTGGTGGTCATCCTCGGCCCCAGCGGTTCCGGGAAGTCGACCCTACTGCGGACCATCAACATGCTTACCCCACCCGATGCCGGCACGGTCGAATTCGACGGCGAGATCCTCCGACCCGCCACCGCAGGCTTGCCGTGGCGCTACCGCGCCGAACGCAGGGAGCTGGCTCGGCACCGCCGCGAGATGGGCATGGTGTTCCAGCACTTCAACGTCTTTCCGCACATGACGACGTTGGCCAACGTCACCCTGGCGCTGCGCAAGGCCCAGGGGCTCAGCGGGCCGGAGGCCAAAGAAGTTGCGATGGAACGCCTTCGAGCCGTCTCCCTGGACGCCAAGGCCCAGGCCTACCCGGATTCCCTGTCCGGAGGCCAGAAGCAGCGCCTGGCCATCGCCCGCGCCCTGGCGCTCAAGCCCAAGCTGATGCTGTTCGACGAGGCGACGAGCGCACTGGACCCAGAACTCGTCAAAGGGGTGCTCGATGACATGCGTGAACTCGCCGCCACCGGCATGACCATGGTGGTCGTCACCCACGAGATCCCCTTCGCCCGAGACGTCGCCGACCGCATCGTCTTCATGGCTGACGGCCGCATCGTCGAAGAAGGACCCGCAGCCCAGTTCTCCGACCCGCTTCACGAACGCACCCGCGCCTTCCTCTCGGCGCTGGCCCCCTAG
- a CDS encoding amino acid ABC transporter permease — protein sequence MLFNERIIAEALPAMLEGLVLTVEIAVWGMVVALGIGLGVAAVGLSRYGALRAAANLWLTLLRGVPLLVFMYWLYYGMPQATGANLGPFLAAVLALGLTGSAYMAEVYRSGLQAVDVGQHEASAALGLPGMTAFWRVTFPQAARFIIGPSINVFVGLLKGATIVSVIGVADMLYVAKQVSTRSFAPFELYSTAGVILIAITVVVALAGLLIERRLDRGRVRHG from the coding sequence ATGTTGTTCAACGAGCGGATCATCGCAGAAGCACTCCCCGCGATGCTCGAAGGACTGGTACTCACCGTCGAGATCGCGGTGTGGGGCATGGTGGTGGCCCTTGGCATCGGGCTCGGCGTCGCCGCCGTGGGGCTGTCCCGCTACGGGGCGCTGCGGGCCGCCGCGAACTTGTGGCTCACATTGCTGCGCGGGGTTCCACTGCTGGTCTTCATGTACTGGCTCTACTACGGCATGCCACAGGCCACCGGGGCGAACCTCGGCCCGTTCCTGGCAGCAGTCCTGGCACTGGGACTGACCGGCTCGGCCTACATGGCCGAAGTGTACCGGTCCGGCCTGCAGGCTGTCGATGTCGGGCAACACGAGGCGTCGGCCGCGCTCGGCCTGCCCGGAATGACAGCCTTCTGGCGGGTGACGTTCCCACAGGCGGCCAGGTTCATCATCGGCCCGTCTATCAACGTGTTCGTCGGACTGCTCAAGGGTGCCACCATCGTCTCCGTCATCGGCGTCGCCGACATGCTCTACGTGGCCAAACAGGTCTCGACACGGTCCTTCGCCCCCTTCGAGCTGTACTCCACAGCAGGTGTCATCCTGATCGCCATCACCGTCGTGGTGGCCCTCGCCGGCCTGTTGATCGAACGGCGTCTGGACCGGGGACGGGTGCGCCATGGGTGA
- a CDS encoding amino acid ABC transporter permease yields the protein MGDFELDFSPVWVNMPKLLAGFGVSMLVAVAAMAAALLAGIGIALLSTSRWRTLRWLAFSYIQVFRGVALYVLIIWVYFGLAISLQVSFAPIPAGIISLALLNSAYLADIIRTGLQRLDPGQREAGDTLGLGRTTTMLHVELPQALRAMIPAIGNQFTDVLKDTSLLAMIAVPELMFQSQRLAQTSFSPFEFYSFAAVLYIVAVAFITWGVRRLERSGRGRSTHIEPVAVDQVTETPLPVSTVPETRR from the coding sequence ATGGGTGATTTCGAGCTCGACTTCTCCCCGGTATGGGTGAACATGCCGAAGCTGCTGGCAGGATTCGGGGTCAGCATGCTGGTCGCAGTGGCAGCCATGGCGGCCGCACTGCTGGCTGGTATCGGCATCGCCCTGTTGAGCACCTCGCGGTGGCGCACACTGCGCTGGCTCGCGTTCTCCTACATCCAGGTGTTCCGCGGCGTGGCCCTGTACGTGCTGATCATCTGGGTGTACTTCGGCCTCGCGATCAGCCTGCAGGTCAGTTTCGCACCCATTCCGGCCGGGATCATCTCGCTGGCACTGCTCAACAGTGCGTACCTGGCAGACATCATCCGCACCGGTCTGCAGCGTCTCGACCCCGGCCAACGCGAAGCTGGTGACACGCTGGGGCTGGGCCGCACCACAACCATGCTGCACGTCGAGTTGCCGCAGGCGCTGCGGGCGATGATCCCGGCGATCGGCAACCAGTTCACCGACGTACTGAAGGACACGTCGCTGCTGGCGATGATCGCTGTTCCCGAACTCATGTTCCAGTCGCAGCGCCTGGCACAGACCTCGTTCTCCCCGTTCGAGTTCTACAGCTTCGCCGCCGTGCTCTACATCGTCGCCGTCGCATTCATCACCTGGGGAGTGCGCCGCCTCGAACGCTCCGGCCGCGGGCGCAGCACCCACATCGAACCGGTTGCCGTCGACCAAGTGACCGAGACACCGCTGCCGGTGTCCACAGTGCCCGAAACGCGAAGGTAA
- a CDS encoding SDR family NAD(P)-dependent oxidoreductase produces MTTATPRTVLVTGAGSGIGRGIATAFADAGDHVAVLDRDEAAAAATVELIIAAGGSAKAHGLDVSDTLAVRECVATLAREHGTLDVLINNAGVARAKPFADYDVADWDLMLGVNAKGAFFVQQATAEHMVAAGRGKVVNIASTAAFVSSSTPESIYDLSKAAVRQLTVSTAVELAPHGVNVNAIAPGTIATDLTLAVLDTPEKLSKAGQKIPARRLGTPADIAGAALFLASDAADYIHGHTLVVDGGWLLE; encoded by the coding sequence ATGACCACCGCAACCCCCCGCACCGTGCTGGTGACTGGCGCCGGATCCGGAATCGGCCGCGGCATTGCCACCGCGTTCGCCGACGCGGGTGACCATGTGGCGGTGCTCGACCGCGACGAAGCCGCCGCGGCGGCCACGGTCGAGTTGATCATCGCAGCCGGCGGGTCAGCGAAGGCACACGGACTGGACGTCTCCGACACCCTGGCCGTCCGTGAATGTGTGGCCACGCTGGCTCGCGAACACGGCACATTGGACGTCCTGATCAACAACGCCGGCGTCGCCCGTGCCAAGCCGTTCGCCGATTACGACGTGGCGGACTGGGATCTGATGCTCGGCGTCAACGCCAAGGGCGCGTTCTTCGTCCAGCAGGCGACCGCCGAGCACATGGTCGCCGCCGGTCGCGGCAAGGTCGTCAACATCGCGTCCACCGCCGCCTTCGTGTCGTCGTCGACTCCCGAGAGCATCTACGACCTGTCCAAGGCAGCCGTCCGGCAACTCACGGTGTCCACCGCCGTCGAACTCGCCCCACACGGAGTGAACGTCAACGCCATAGCACCGGGCACCATCGCCACCGACTTGACTCTCGCCGTGCTCGACACCCCGGAGAAACTGTCCAAGGCCGGCCAGAAGATCCCGGCGCGCCGACTCGGCACACCGGCCGACATCGCGGGCGCCGCACTGTTTCTGGCGTCCGACGCCGCAGATTACATCCACGGGCACACCCTCGTCGTCGATGGTGGCTGGCTCCTCGAATGA
- a CDS encoding ABC transporter substrate-binding protein translates to MTESPRIFGSRRAILTGGLAVGSAAVVAACTSTASPSGSGSAASSDDLLQRIISDGKVRLGVDLTFAPLQFRDDNDEPTGYSIELTKMILADLGVEIEWVEMEFSQLFAGLVADRFDMTGIPATILPSRAQQVLFSTQPAFIESNVILQRPGLSLRSEADLNNPDITIAVLAGSSQEAAVPLLYPNAKTKSLGNQEAIQDVASGQSDVSMLSEFNIADALEQYPNLTVLPGPSSLVDVNTYFVPAGQFGLKSYIDNALLYLTSHGTLAGLWNQWVGNAATAAGLPTVPVRFPYLNGAA, encoded by the coding sequence ATGACCGAATCCCCGCGCATCTTCGGTTCTCGACGCGCCATCCTGACCGGCGGCCTGGCCGTTGGCTCCGCAGCGGTAGTGGCCGCCTGCACCAGCACGGCGTCGCCGTCCGGCTCAGGGTCCGCCGCCTCCTCCGATGATCTGTTGCAGCGCATCATCTCCGACGGAAAAGTGCGCCTGGGGGTGGATCTGACGTTTGCGCCCTTGCAGTTTCGCGACGACAACGACGAGCCCACCGGCTACTCGATCGAACTGACAAAGATGATCCTGGCCGATCTCGGAGTCGAGATCGAATGGGTGGAGATGGAATTCTCGCAGCTGTTCGCCGGTCTGGTCGCCGACCGGTTCGACATGACCGGGATCCCCGCGACCATCCTGCCGTCACGGGCCCAGCAGGTTCTGTTCAGTACCCAGCCGGCGTTCATCGAATCCAATGTGATCCTGCAGCGTCCCGGACTGTCACTACGTAGCGAAGCCGACTTGAACAACCCCGACATCACCATCGCGGTGCTGGCGGGGTCGTCTCAGGAAGCCGCGGTGCCGCTGCTGTACCCCAACGCCAAAACCAAGAGCCTGGGCAACCAGGAGGCCATCCAGGACGTCGCCTCGGGGCAGTCCGACGTCAGTATGCTCAGCGAGTTCAACATCGCCGATGCACTCGAGCAGTACCCGAATCTGACTGTGCTGCCGGGTCCTTCGTCCTTGGTGGACGTCAACACCTACTTCGTGCCGGCCGGCCAGTTCGGCCTCAAGTCCTACATCGACAACGCCCTGCTGTACCTCACCTCGCACGGCACACTCGCCGGGCTGTGGAACCAGTGGGTGGGCAATGCCGCCACTGCCGCGGGTCTACCGACGGTGCCGGTGCGATTCCCCTACCTCAACGGAGCCGCGTGA
- a CDS encoding SDR family NAD(P)-dependent oxidoreductase, translating into MTPLGSRVLSDGATVVTGAAGGLGSRTAHLIAAAGGDLVLVDRDEHRLAHTAQDLRSHGVRVLTVVGDVATEELAHAVVAAGRTLPGGLGRAFLNAGIDPLAARSVVDTDVALWDLVMAVNVRSAFLLTRALIPELIDGGGGSIVMTASSAAHRAATDEAAYTVSKTALLGLARSIAVDFGANGIRANCVSPGPLESVMTDRRIDMSAAELERRRSVVESMVPLGREGSYDEVARCVVFLLGPDSSYVTGTALAADGGLVS; encoded by the coding sequence GTGACCCCGTTGGGGTCACGCGTACTCAGCGACGGCGCCACCGTCGTCACCGGAGCGGCAGGTGGGCTGGGCTCACGCACAGCCCACCTGATCGCTGCGGCCGGTGGTGACCTGGTGCTCGTCGACCGCGACGAGCACCGGTTGGCGCACACAGCCCAAGACTTGCGCAGCCACGGAGTGCGGGTGCTGACGGTTGTCGGCGACGTCGCCACCGAGGAACTCGCCCACGCTGTCGTGGCCGCCGGGCGAACTCTGCCCGGTGGCCTGGGGCGGGCGTTCCTCAACGCCGGTATCGACCCACTGGCGGCCCGCTCCGTGGTCGACACCGACGTGGCGTTGTGGGACCTGGTGATGGCGGTCAACGTGCGCTCGGCGTTTTTGCTCACGCGCGCGCTCATCCCGGAGCTCATCGACGGCGGGGGTGGGTCGATCGTGATGACCGCTTCCAGCGCAGCGCACCGGGCGGCTACCGACGAGGCCGCCTACACCGTATCCAAAACCGCACTTCTTGGCCTGGCCCGTTCCATCGCCGTCGACTTCGGCGCCAACGGGATCCGGGCCAACTGCGTCAGCCCGGGCCCACTGGAATCCGTCATGACCGACCGCCGGATCGACATGAGCGCGGCCGAACTGGAACGGCGGCGCAGCGTGGTCGAGTCGATGGTTCCGTTGGGGCGCGAGGGCAGCTACGACGAAGTGGCCCGCTGCGTGGTCTTTCTCCTGGGGCCCGACAGCTCCTATGTGACGGGCACAGCGCTGGCCGCCGACGGCGGGCTGGTTAGCTGA
- a CDS encoding Lrp/AsnC family transcriptional regulator — MTTGSGDHTGMQGLSKAVARASARVDLDDTDRAILALLAADARMSQRQIAKQIGMSAPSVGERIAKLERSGVIKAYSITVDWAAVGLPILVYLPVTIAPGTDLEELLMQLRAVPELEQLSVVTGGYDLVARFRVSDYNHLQKILLDRLYPIRGLQRFETLLSLGEVPVEDLWTRTFGVPADPES, encoded by the coding sequence ATGACGACTGGTTCGGGAGACCACACAGGGATGCAGGGCCTGTCCAAAGCGGTGGCTCGCGCCAGCGCGCGCGTCGACCTCGATGACACCGACCGCGCAATCCTGGCCCTACTGGCTGCCGACGCCAGGATGTCGCAACGACAGATCGCCAAGCAGATAGGCATGTCGGCCCCGTCGGTCGGCGAGCGCATCGCCAAGCTGGAACGGTCCGGGGTGATCAAGGCCTACTCGATCACCGTCGACTGGGCCGCCGTCGGCCTTCCGATCCTGGTCTATCTGCCCGTCACCATCGCACCGGGAACCGATCTGGAGGAACTGCTCATGCAGTTGCGTGCGGTTCCCGAACTCGAACAGCTGTCCGTGGTGACGGGAGGCTACGACCTGGTCGCACGATTCCGGGTGAGCGACTACAACCACCTGCAGAAGATCCTGCTCGATCGGCTGTACCCGATCCGTGGACTACAGCGCTTCGAGACGCTGCTGAGCCTCGGCGAGGTGCCGGTGGAAGACCTGTGGACACGCACGTTCGGCGTGCCGGCAGATCCCGAGAGTTAG
- the hpt gene encoding hypoxanthine phosphoribosyltransferase — MPSHTAELYPGDIRSVLLSEEQIRDKTAELAAQIGADYRDASAGQDLLLITVLKGAVMFVTDLARAIPLPTQLEFMAVSSYGSSTSSSGVVRILKDLDRDIHDRDVLIVEDIIDSGLTLSWLLRNLATRHPRSLRVCTLLRKPEAVRAELDVSYIGFDIPNEFVVGYGLDYAERYRDLPYIGTLEPKVYSH, encoded by the coding sequence GTGCCTTCGCATACCGCCGAGTTGTATCCCGGGGACATCAGGTCGGTATTGCTCTCGGAGGAACAGATCCGGGACAAGACTGCCGAACTGGCAGCGCAGATCGGCGCGGACTACCGTGACGCCTCCGCAGGTCAGGACCTGCTCCTGATCACGGTCCTCAAAGGCGCCGTCATGTTCGTCACCGATCTGGCCAGGGCGATCCCGCTGCCCACCCAACTGGAGTTCATGGCCGTCAGCTCGTACGGTTCGTCCACGTCGTCGTCCGGCGTGGTGCGCATCCTCAAGGATCTGGACCGTGACATCCACGACCGCGACGTGCTGATAGTCGAGGACATCATCGATTCGGGGCTCACGTTGTCGTGGTTGCTGCGCAACCTCGCCACCCGGCATCCCCGCTCGTTGCGGGTGTGCACTCTGTTGCGTAAACCCGAGGCGGTACGTGCCGAACTCGACGTCAGCTATATCGGTTTCGACATCCCCAACGAGTTCGTCGTCGGGTACGGCCTCGATTACGCCGAACGCTATCGGGATCTGCCCTACATCGGGACGCTGGAACCGAAGGTCTACAGCCACTAA
- the tilS gene encoding tRNA lysidine(34) synthetase TilS translates to MDRQSPVGRIAAAVSAFAKCHVPEAKRWCVALSGGADSLALTAGAAAVLPTVALVVDHGLQPGSAAVAGKARAHALELGCVDAQVLTVKVGTAGGPEAAARTARYEALQQARDHAPVLIGHTLDDQAETVLMGLGRGSGPRSIAGIRSWDPPWGRPLLHLRRHDTEAACQELGLTPWQDPHNIDSRFTRSRLRIEVLPLLEDILGGGVAPALARTAAALQEDGDVLDALAEQIWLDVRSDRLPVDAVADHPAAVRRRVLRRWLLAGGAVGLTDKQIRAVDALVTTWHGQGGVAVPSRLRDQRLFAGRRDGHLVLYREPVRPSGQI, encoded by the coding sequence ATGGATCGACAGAGTCCTGTAGGCCGCATCGCCGCCGCGGTGTCCGCCTTCGCGAAATGCCACGTCCCCGAGGCGAAACGCTGGTGCGTCGCACTGTCCGGCGGCGCGGATTCGCTGGCGTTGACAGCTGGTGCTGCCGCGGTGTTGCCCACCGTTGCCCTCGTCGTCGATCACGGCCTGCAGCCTGGCTCCGCTGCGGTGGCAGGAAAAGCGCGTGCGCACGCGCTGGAACTGGGATGTGTTGATGCACAGGTTCTTACGGTGAAGGTCGGCACCGCGGGTGGTCCGGAGGCGGCCGCCCGCACCGCCCGGTACGAGGCGCTGCAGCAGGCACGCGACCACGCGCCGGTGCTGATCGGCCACACCCTCGATGATCAAGCCGAGACGGTGCTGATGGGCCTGGGGCGCGGTTCGGGTCCGCGGTCCATCGCTGGGATCAGGTCATGGGATCCGCCGTGGGGCCGGCCCTTGTTGCACCTACGCCGTCACGACACCGAGGCGGCCTGTCAGGAACTGGGCCTGACACCCTGGCAGGACCCGCACAACATCGACAGCCGGTTCACCCGGTCGCGACTGCGGATCGAGGTCCTGCCTCTGCTGGAAGACATCCTGGGCGGCGGGGTCGCGCCTGCGCTGGCCCGCACGGCGGCAGCGCTACAGGAGGACGGTGACGTCCTCGACGCGCTCGCTGAACAGATCTGGCTCGACGTCAGAAGCGACCGGCTGCCCGTGGACGCGGTGGCTGATCACCCGGCTGCCGTGCGGCGCCGGGTCCTGCGACGCTGGCTGCTGGCGGGTGGAGCCGTCGGGCTCACCGACAAACAGATCAGGGCGGTCGACGCGCTCGTGACCACCTGGCACGGCCAAGGGGGGGTGGCGGTGCCCAGCCGACTGCGCGATCAGCGGCTGTTCGCGGGCCGCCGCGACGGTCATCTGGTGCTCTATCGCGAGCCGGTCCGGCCTTCGGGCCAGATCTGA